The following coding sequences are from one Musa acuminata AAA Group cultivar baxijiao chromosome BXJ2-4, Cavendish_Baxijiao_AAA, whole genome shotgun sequence window:
- the LOC135609230 gene encoding B3 domain-containing protein Os02g0683500-like, which produces MEFTTGRRDGFYIIGEESKHPSLCPLSSSSSSTPPISSAFRWHVGPSDSASNGTGGGRRESNFFTEKEHMFDKVVTPSDVGKLNRLVIPKQHAEKYFPLNLAANEKGLLLSFEDRTGKSWRFRYSYWNSSQSYVMTKGWSRFVKEKRLDAGDIVSFGRGVGESGSDHLYIDWKPRLENHDIPRLPPLVPLTGVSLTPPLGPWGGRFFFPPGAGSYHHRLAFGYDTMISGTTSADQFHFFGSSVAGAAPQVGVQHDSGSAPPLVLNSQPLLHNQAEAKRVRLFGVNLDSPETQDDPGAPADRSPSARRLRTCSTHPFPPFPRGSTESSAASSSTSKEQHLTLDLGL; this is translated from the coding sequence ATGGAGTTCACGACCGGAAGAAGAGATGGTTTCTATATCATAGGGGAAGAATCCAAGCATCCTTCCCTTTGTCCtttatcttcttcctcctcctcgacgCCACCGATATCTTCTGCCTTCAGGTGGCACGTTGGTCCATCCGATAGCGCAAGCAACGGCACCGGCGGTGGCCGCAGAGAGAGCAACTTCTTCACGGAGAAGGAGCACATGTTCGACAAGGTGGTCACGCCGAGCGACGTCGGCAAGCTGAACCGGCTGGTGATCCCCAAGCAGCACGCCGAGAAGTACTTCCCGCTGAACCTGGCAGCGAACGAGAAGGGGCTACTATTGAGCTTCGAGGACCGGACGGGGAAGTCGTGGCGCTTCCGCTACTCCTACTGGAACAGCAGCCAGAGCTACGTCATGACCAAGGGCTGGAGCCGCTTTGTCAAGGAGAAGAGGCTCGATGCCGGGGATATCGTCTCCTTCGGCCGCGGTGTGGGCGAGTCCGGGAGCGACCACCTCTACATAGACTGGAAGCCGCGGCTAGAGAACCATGACATACCCAGGCTGCCACCACTGGTACCACTCACGGGAGTATCCTTAACGCCGCCATTAGGACCATGGGGCGGCCGGTTCTTCTTCCCTCCGGGAGCAGGGTCCTACCATCACCGCCTTGCTTTCGGTTACGACACCATGATCTCCGGCACCACTAGCGCAGATCAGTTTCATTTCTTCGGATCGTCGgtggcaggggcagcaccgcaggTTGGGGTGCAACATGACAGCGGCAGCGCCCCGCCGTTAGTCCTCAATTCGCAGCCACTCCTCCACAACCAAGCTGAAGCCAAGCGCGTCAGGCTGTTCGGCGTGAACCTCGACAGCCCCGAGACGCAAGACGATCCCGGAGCTCCTGCTGATCGATCTCCCAGTGCGCGGCGGTTGCGGACGTGCTCTACGCATCCCTTCCCTCCGTTCCCGCGTGGGAGCACGGAGTCCTCGGCAGCTTCGTCATCAACGAGCAAGGAGCAGCACTTAACGTTGGATCTTGGCTTGTGA
- the LOC135611000 gene encoding guanine nucleotide-binding protein-like NSN1 translates to MVKKSKKSKSKRVSLKKKYKIIRKVKEHHRKKAKEAKKLGLNKKKKVEKDPGIPNDWPFKEQELKSLEARRARALEELEQKKAARKERAKKRKMGLAEDSDMADLASLASAKEHDFANRITTDEFSAVAKSHDHSERAFYKELKKVVEASDIILEVLDARDPLGTRSVDLENMVLKSDPNKRIVLLLNKIDLVPREAVEKWLTYLREELPAVAFKCSTQEQRSNLGWKSSKLSKVAKPSNVLQTSDCLGADTLLKLLKNYSRSHELKLSITVGIVGLPNVGKSSLINSLKRSHAVNVGATPGLTRSMQEIQLDKNVKLLDCPGVVMLKSGEDDASIVLRNCKRIEKLDDPVSPVNEIFKLCPAEKLMSLYKLPSFNSVDDFLQKVATIRGKLKKGGIVDIEAAARIVLHDWNEGKIPYYTLPPTRDHEDNLDSTVVPQFGKDFDVDEVYKTESSLIGSLKSVEDFHHIEVPPHSPVNFDAQMLEEDGKQQNAVTTDEDQPMAYDGKDTVEMKTNSGSSQNDKLYAAEGILDPRKRRAEKKRRKAHKLNKTNEMDADYDFTVDYHMKDLPPDMMTAGEDESNGEDDKINKEVPMSGVEFDA, encoded by the exons ATGGTGAAGAAGAGTAAAA AGAGCAAGAGTAAGAGGGTATCTCTTAAGAAGAAGTACAAGATAATAAGGAAGGTGAAGGAACACCACAGGAAGAAGGCGAAGGAAGCAAAAAAACTCGgattaaacaagaaaaagaaggtgGAGAAGGATCCTGGGATTCCAAATGACTGGCCTTTCAAGGAACAAGAGCTAAAGTCACTCGAGGCTCGTAGGGCACGTGCACTGGAGGAGTTGGAGCAGAAAAAGGCTGCTAGAAAAGAAAGG GCTAAGAAGAGGAAAATGGGTTTAGCTGAGGATTCTGATATGGCAGATCTGGCTTCACTAGCTTCTGCAAAAGAGCATGATTTTGCAAATAGGATTACCACAGATGAATTTTCAGCTGTTGCTAAGAGCCATG ATCATTCTGAAAGAGCCTTCTACAAGGAATTGAAGAAAGTTGTAGAAGCATCGGATATAATATTGGAGGTTCTTGATGCACGTGATCCCCTTGGTACTCGTTCCGTTGACTTGGAAAATATGGTGTTAAAGTCAGATCCAAATAAGCGTATTGTCTTGCTTTTGAACAAGATAG ACCTTGTTCCTCGAGAGGCAGTGGAGAAATGGCTCACATATCTTAGAGAAGAGTTACCTGCTGTAGCTTTTAAATGTAGCACACAAGAACAAAGATCAAATTTGgggtggaaatcatcaaaattatcaaaGGTTGCAAAGCCAAGCAATGTTTTGCAAACAAGTGATTGCCTTGGAGCTGATACTCTCTTAAAGCTGTTGAAGAATTATTCCAGAAGCCATGAG CTTAAGTTATCAATTACTGTGGGTATTGTGGGGCTTCCTAATGTTGGTAAGAGCAGTTTGATAAATAGCTTGAAGAGATCACATGCTGTTAATGTTGGTGCCACTCCGGGGCTAACCAGGTCAATGCAAGAAATTCAGTTAGATAAAAATGTGAAGCTGCTAGATTGCCCTGGTGTTGTAATGCTCAAGTCTGGTGAGGATGATGCATCTATAGTCCTTCGCAACTGTAAAAGGATTGAAAAATTAGATGACCCAGTCAGTCCAG TAAATGAGATTTTCAAGCTTTGCCCAGCCGAAAAATTGATGTCTCTGTACAAGTTGCCAAGCTTTAATTCAGTTGATGACTTCCTTCAGAAGGTAGCAACTATTAGGGGTAAACTGAAAAAGGGTGGAATAGTGGACATTGAAGCTGCTGCAAGGATTGTGCTGCATGACTGGAATGAGG GTAAAATACCATACTACACGTTGCCTCCTACCAGAGACCATGAGGACAATTTAGATTCAACAGTTGTTCCACAATTTGGGAAAGATTTTGATGTTGATGAAGTTTACAAGACTGAATCTTCACTTATTGGTTCTTTAAAATCAGTTGAAGATTTTCATCATATTGAAGTTCCTCCTCATTCCCCAGTTAACTTTGATGCACAAATGTTAGAGGAG GATGGCAAACAACAGAATGCAGTCACCACAGATGAGGATCAACCCATGGCTTACGATGGGAAAGACACTGTAGAAATGAAAACCAACTCAGGCAGCAGTCAAAATGACAAGTTATATGCCGCCGAAGGCATACTTGACCCACGCAAACGGAGAGCGGAGAAAAAGAGGAGAAAGGCCCACAAATTGAACAAAACAAATGAAATGGATGCTGATTATGATTTCACAGTGGATTATCACATGAAAGATCTGCCTCCGGATATGATGACAGCAGGCGAGGATGAAAGCAATGGGGAGGATGACAAGATCAACAAAGAGGTTCCCATGAGTGGAGTTGAGTTTGATGCATGA
- the LOC135609229 gene encoding 1-aminocyclopropane-1-carboxylate synthase-like: protein MGIPGDEILSRVATGDGHGENTSYFDGWKAYDNDPFHPIHNPNGVIQMGLAENQLCLDLMRDWIRKNPQASICTKEGVSEFEAIANFQDYHGLPDFRKAIAKFMEKARGGRARFDPERIVMSGGATGAQETIAFCLANPGDAFLIPTPYYPAFDRDFRWRTGVQLLPIRCHSHDNFKITEAELAAAYRKARDSKIRVKGILITNPSNPLGTTMDRETLRTLVRFANEERIHLVCDEIFSGTVFDGPEYVSVAEILQEDPSTCDGDLIHIVYSLSKDLGVPGFRVGIIYSYNDAVVSCARRMSSFGLVSTQTQRLLASMLGDDDFTTDLLAESRRRLMHRHRAFTAGLEGVGIRCLQSNAGLFCWMSLKPLLKDATAEGEVELWRVIVNEVKLNISPGSSFHCTEPGWFRACFANMDEETMETALRRIRTFVRRANDAATAAKTKKRWDTSLRLSLPRRFEEMTVLTPRLMSPRSPLVQAAT, encoded by the exons ATGGGGATTCCCGGTGACGAGATCCTCTCCAGGGTCGCTACGGGCGATGGCCACGGTGAGAACACCTCGTACTTCGATGGCTGGAAGGCCTACGATAATGATCCTTTCCACCCGATTCATAATCCCAATGGTGTCATCCAAATGGGACTCGCAGAAAACCAG CTCTGCTTGGACTTGATGCGAGATTGGATCAGGAAGAATCCACAGGCTTCTATATGCACCAAGGAGGGCGTTTCAGAGTTCGAAGCCATCGCTAACTTCCAGGACTACCATGGCCTGCCGGACTTCCGTAAG GCCATTGCCAAGTTCATGGAGAAAGCGAGAGGAGGACGAGCCAGGTTCGACCCGGAGCGCATAGTGATGAGCGGTGGAGCCACCGGAGCTCAAGAAACGATCGCATTTTGTCTGGCCAATCCCGGGGACGCCTTCCTCATTCCGACGCCATACTACCCAGC GTTCGATCGAGACTTCAGGTGGAGAACTGGAGTTCAGCTCCTCCCTATTCGCTGCCACAGTCACGACAACTTCAAGATCACCGAAGCCGAGCTTGCTGCTGCCTACCGGAAGGCGCGCGACTCTAAGATCAGGGTTAAAGGAATACTAATAACCAACCCGTCGAATCCTCTGGGCACAACCATGGACAGGGAGACGCTAAGAACCCTAGTAAGATTCGCGAACGAGGAAAGGATCCACCTAGTCTGCGACGAGATCTTCTCCGGCACAGTCTTCGATGGGCCGGAATATGTCAGTGTGGCGGAGATATTGCAAGAGGATCCGTCGACCTGCGACGGAGACCTAATCCACATCGTCTACAGCCTGTCGAAGGACCTCGGCGTCCCCGGATTCCGTGTCGGCATCATATACTCGTACAACGACGCGGTGGTCAGCTGCGCTCGGAGGATGTCCAGCTTCGGACTGGTCTCGACGCAGACTCAACGCCTGCTTGCTTCCATGCTGGGAGACGACGACTTCACCACCGACCTCTTGGCGGAGAGCAGGAGGAGGTTAATGCACAGGCACAGGGCGTTTACTGCCGGCCTCGAAGGCGTCGGCATTCGTTGCTTGCAGAGCAACGCCGGGCTATTCTGTTGGATGAGCTTGAAGCCTCTGCTGAAAGACGCCACGGCGGAGGGCGAGGTCGAGCTGTGGCGGGTGATAGTGAACGAGGTGAAGCTCAACATCTCTCCGGGGTCCTCGTTCCACTGCACGGAGCCGGGGTGGTTCAGGGCGTGCTTTGCCAACATGGACGAGGAGACCATGGAGACGGCCCTGCGGCGGATCAGGACGTTCGTGCGCCGGGCGAACGACGCAGCTACTGCCGCCAAGACCAAGAAGAGGTGGGACACATCGCTTCGCCTGAGCTTGCCACGAAGGTTCGAGGAGATGACCGTCCTGACACCGCGTCTGATGTCTCCTCGCTCTCCGCTCGTTCAGGCCGCCACCTGA
- the LOC135610998 gene encoding G-patch domain-containing protein 1-like, with product MATPETPACYSGVTRQSAAFRLMKQMGWEEGEGLGKDKQGIKGHIRVKNKQDTAGIGLDKASNNWVFDTSQFDNILKKLKVQVAVPDEKEAVETDDVHVESGNGTSKADPVMKATRPQGRYKKRERGKIVNAYSTKDLQGILVSKGEENCQADVDIDDKTTFTTVDSDNHQEVSLKAEDAQWWGHNHGFVSGGFLGTKSHATKSCLQKDSRSLASNKRNTFAEEDQENLYKLVQEKATAGKQGLGIKNQPKKIAGCHWKGKKTSFSDNDGEHSDDSSGSTKRKRNEDVESGHNVQPKIKLKKLCREILHQAPSQSMKLKQLKTCIEAHSTSLLSNFSSKRDALSYLKKKLEGSKTFIVEGKTVSLPA from the exons ATGGCGACGCCGGAAACTCCCGCCTGCTACTCTGGAGTCACCCGGCAGTCCGCCGCCTTCCGCCTCATGAAGCAAATG GGCTGGGAAGAAGGTGAAGGCCTTGGCAAAGACAAGCAGGGCATTAAGGGACATATTAGAGTAAAAAACAAGCAGGATACAGCAG GCATTGGTTTGGATAAGGCTTCTAATAATTGGGTGTTTGACACCTCGCAATTTGACAATATCCTGAAAAAATTAAAAGTG CAAGTAGCTGTTCCTGATGAAAAAG AAGCAGTGGAGACAGACGATGTTCACGTTGAATCTGGAAATGGTACATCAAAAGCTGATCCAGTTATGAAGGCCACTCGGCCTCAAGGAAG GtacaagaaaagagagagaggaaagattGTGAATGCATACTCCACAAAGGATCTTCAGGGTATTCTT GTAAGTAAAGGTGAAGAGAACTGTCAGGCTGATGTTGATATAGATGATAAAACTACATTTACAACAGTTGATTCGGACAATCATCAAGAAG TAAGCCTCAAAGCTGAAGATGCACAGTGGTGGGGTCACAATCATGGATTCGTTTCAGGAGGTTTTCTTGGAACAAAATCCCATGCTACTAAATCATGCCTACAGAAAGATTCTCGATCTTTGGCTTCAAATAAGCGTAACACGTTTGCGGAGGAAGATCAAGAAAACTTGTACAAACTTGTTCAG GAGAAAGCTACAGCAGGAAAACAGGGGCTTGGCATCAAGAATCAGCCAAAGAAGATTGCTGGTTGTCACTGGAAGGGGAAGAAAACATCTTTCAGTGACAATGATGGTGAACATTCTGATGATTCTAGTGGTTCAACAAAACGGAAGCGAAATGAGGATGTGGAATCTGGACACAATGTGCAGCCCAAGATTAAGCTGAAGAAATTGTGTAGAGAGATTCTTCATCAG GCACCTTCTCAGTCAATGAAGTTGAAGCAGCTTAAAACATGTATCGAGGCACATTCTACTTCTCTCCTTTCCAACTTTTCCTCAAAGCGTGATGCTTTGTCATACTTGAAGAAAAAG TTAGAAGGCAGCAAGACGTTCATTGTGGAGGGAAAGACAGTCTCTCTGCCCGCATGA
- the LOC135610999 gene encoding scarecrow-like protein 8 translates to MASGFPGRELGLGGNGEGNLLKRTLLDMERQQMQHAILLRSVRQRTQAVPSVSMCDPVVGGLSCNSSAAAAPERMGSSLSSVDCSEPGFTARTGLPPPVSATATVNLPAPESRSSGSMRDQLRELERRLLLDDEEEAEASAPSGSAVTHAEWGEAIQRLISPPPPLLPTAVSRLSPSPTDSSSSTVSFASCSPPSSLPSPPPSRQMLLDTATALGEGNLEAVRANLAVLKRAADPRGDPEHRLMAVMIAALLSRLNHPQVGSSHPITDLRSPEHFMATQMLYDLSPCFKLGFVAASSAILEATKEESKIHIVDFEVGQGGQYDALLLALAKRRCPPAVRITAVADPSSPFTNINIGDTRAVGDRIKNLAERAGVRLRFRVVSLRAAELDAASLGCEPGEEALIVNLPFVLSRVPDESVSPDNPRDELLRRVRALRPRLVALAEQEINTNTAAFPARLAEACGHYGALLESLEAAARGSPDRGWAEAGLARRAVNAVAREGAERVERCEVFGKWRARMSMAGFQPVPLGPAVVELVKARVASTCSDPGFTVKEEAGGLALGLGWMGRVLTVASAWR, encoded by the coding sequence atgGCGTCTGGGTTCCCCGGGCGTGAGCTCGGCTTGGGGGGCAACGGAGAAGGAAACCTCTTGAAGCGCACGCTGTTGGACATGGAGAGGCAGCAGATGCAGCACGCGATTTTGCTGCGGTCGGTGAGGCAAAGAACTCAGGCCGTGCCTTCCGTCTCCATGTGCGACCCCGTTGTCGGTGGCCTTAGCTGCAACTCGTCCGCCGCTGCCGCGCCCGAACGCATGGGCTCATCCCTGTCGTCCGTCGATTGTTCGGAGCCTGGGTTCACGGCGAGAACCGGGTTGCCGCCCCCCGTGTCGGCGACCGCGACGGTGAACTTGCCGGCTCCAGAGAGTAGGTCTTCCGGCTCGATGCGGGACCAGCTCCGGGAGCTGGAGCGGCGGCTCCTGCTGGACGACGAGGAGGAGGCCGAGGCCAGCGCACCTTCGGGCTCCGCCGTCACCCACGCCGAGTGGGGCGAGGCGATCCAGCGGCTCatctccccgccgccgccgctgctcccgacgGCGGTAAGCCGCCTCTCGCCGTCGCCGACCGACTCGTCTTCCTCCACGGTCTCTTTCGCCTCCTGCTCCCCTCCCTCCTCCTTGCCCTCCCCTCCTCCGTCGAGACAGATGCTTCTTGACACCGCTACCGCACTCGGCGAAGGGAATCTGGAGGCTGTGAGGGCGAATCTCGCTGTGCTCAAGCGTGCGGCTGACCCTCGCGGTGACCCCGAGCATCGCCTCATGGCGGTGATGATTGCGGCGCTTCTCTCTCGCCTCAATCATCCGCAGGTGGGAAGCTCCCACCCGATCACGGACCTTCGCAGCCCGGAGCACTTCATGGCCACCCAGATGCTCTACGATCTGTCGCCCTGCTTCAAGCTCGGATTCGTTGCCGCCAGTTCCGCGATCTTGGAGGCCACGAAGGAGGAGTCCAAGATTCACATCGTCGACTTTGAAGTCGGGCAGGGCGGGCAATACGACGCtctcctcctcgccctcgccaagcgccgctgccctcctGCCGTCAGGATCACCGCCGTCGCTGACCCGTCCTCCCCGTTCACCAACATTAACATTGGCGATACGAGGGCGGTCGGGGACCGGATAAAAAATCTTGCGGAGCGGGCAGGCGTAAGGCTCCGGTTCAGAGTCGTCTCCCTCCGGGCAGCAGAGCTGGACGCAGCGTCGCTCGGGTGCGAGCCCGGGGAGGAGGCCCTGATCGTCAACCTCCCGTTCGTCCTCTCGCGGGTGCCCGACGAGAGCGTCTCCCCGGACAACCCCCGCGACGAGCTCCTCCGGCGCGTGCGCGCCCTCCGGCCTCGCCTGGTGGCGCTCGCAGAGCAGGAAATCAATACCAACACGGCGGCGTTCCCTGCCCGGCTCGCGGAGGCGTGCGGGCACTACGGGGCGCTGCTGGAGTCGTTGGAGGCGGCGGCGCGGGGGAGCCCGGATCGGGGGTGGGCGGAGGCCGGTCTGGCGCGGCGGGCGGTGAACGCGGTCGCGAGGGAGGGGGCGGAGCGGGTGGAGCGGTGCGAGGTGTTCGGTAAGTGGCGAGCGCGGATGAGCATGGCCGGGTTCCAGCCAGTCCCGCTGGGGCCGGCCGTCGTCGAACTCGTGAAAGCCCGGGTCGCGTCCACCTGCTCCGACCCGGGGTTCACCGTCAAGGAGGAGGCCGGCGGACTCGCCCTCGGGCTGGGTTGGATGGGCCGAGTGCTCACCGTCGCATCCGCATGGCGTTAA
- the LOC103983444 gene encoding BTB/POZ domain-containing protein At1g63850-like gives MDAFPAAAPAAFSSPYALCSSSYSKFNFALGAGLLKPMSPPPLAPLDKSRSSPTLFDMMTNEQGFYPRSPEHVVPPPMQQLGRAVADPEATSPQDRQLLLQDRVAEIIGNCSPGNQLNDPESGDVHLTLSSMDGLTVSLNVHRHILVGHSRFFAAKLRDRWSKQQRSLPYIVEISDCDDAEIYVETLCLMYCKDLRRRLMREDVSKVLGILKVSAAIAFDAGVLSCLEYLEASPWAEDEEEKVASLLSQLHIESLGAVEVLKRVSLEVAPSAADEANSGCDGQEVLLRLLQVVLEGQDEKARREMKGLVSKLIRENSTTTNGGWPGNGVGSSEGRGGDLIEKSLYTASDRCLRSLRHHFARAAASDLTDAAQIARQADNLHWILDILIDRQSADDFLRTWACQTELSELHPRVPAIHRYEVSRVTARLFIGVGKGQILVPKEARCLLLRTWMESFYEDFGWIRQRCDGLDRHLIEEGLANTILTLPLATQQEVLLGWFHRFLNAGDDCPNIQKGFEMWWRRAFWRRNGKLQTTG, from the exons ATGGACGCCTTCCCCGCCGCTGCCCCGGCCGCGTTCTCCTCCCCCTATGCACTCTGTTCCTCCAGCTACAGCAAGTTCAACTTCGCCCTCGGTGCCGGGCTCCTCAAACCCATGTCTCCCCCGCCGCTGGCCCCGCTTGACAAAAGCCGCTCCAGCCCCACCCTCTTCGACATGATGACCAACGAGCAGGGCTTCTACCCCCGCTCCCCCGAACACGTCGTTCCCCCTCCGATGCAGCAGTTGGGTCGCGCCGTTGCcgaccccgaggccacctccCCCCAGGACCGCCAGCTCCTTCTTCAGGATCGTGTGGCCGAGATCATCGGCAACTGCAGCCCCGGGAACCAGCTGAATGACCCTGAGTCTGGTGATGTCCACCTCACACTCAGCTCCATGGATGGCCTCACCGTTTCCCTCAATGTCCATCGTCACATCCTCGTCGGCCACAGCCGCTTCTTCGCTGCCAAGCTCCGCGACCGCTGGTCCAAGCAGCAGCGCTCCCTACCCTATATCGTCGAGATCTCCGACTGCGATGACGCGGAGATCTACGTGGAGACCCTCTGCCTCATGTACTGTAAGGACCTTCGCCGTCGCCTCATGCGGGAGGACGTCTCCAAGGTCCTTGGCATTCTGAAG GTTTCGGCTGCGATCGCATTCGATGCGGGGGTTTTATCATGCCTCGAGTACTTAGAAGCCTCCCCCTGggcggaggacgaggaggagaaggtggCCTCGCTTCTGTCTCAGCTCCACATAGAGAGCTTGGGCGCAGTGGAGGTTCTTAAGAGGGTCTCCCTCGAAGTGGCCCCGTCCGCCGCCGACGAGGCCAACAGCGGCTGTGACGGCCAGGAGGTCCTCCTCCGTCTGCTCCAGGTGGTGCTGGAAGGACAGGACGAGAAGGCGAGACGGGAGATGAAGGGCCTCGTCTCCAAGTTGATCCGCGAGAACAGCACCACCACCAATGGAGGCTGGCCAGGCAACGGCGTAGGTTCGAGCGAAGGACGAGGTGGGGACCTCATCGAGAAGTCTCTCTACACCGCATCCGACAGATGCCTCCGCTCTCTCCGCCACCATTTCGCCCGCGCCGCCGCCTCCGACCTCACGGACGCCGCCCAGATCGCGCGGCAGGCCGACAACCTCCACTGGATCCTCGACATCCTCATCGACCGGCAGTCTGCCGACGACTTCCTGCGGACATGGGCCTGCCAGACGGAGCTGTCGGAGTTGCACCCTCGGGTGCCAGCGATCCATCGGTACGAGGTGAGCCGTGTGACAGCCCGGCTGTTCATCGGAGTTGGCAAGGGCCAGATCCTGGTGCCAAAGGAGGCGCGATGCCTGCTGTTGCGGACCTGGATGGAGTCCTTCTACGAGGACTTCGGGTGGATCCGGCAGCGCTGCGACGGCCTCGACCGCCACCTGATCGAAGAAGGCCTCGCCAACACCATCCTCACGCTGCCGCTGGCGACTCAGCAGGAGGTCCTGCTTGGCTGGTTCCACCGGTTCTTGAACGCCGGCGACGACTGCCCCAACATCCAGAAGGGGTTCGAGATGTGGTGGCGGAGGGCCTTCTGGCGGAGGAACGGGAAGCTCCAGACCACAGGGTGA